CATTCGAGCAGGCTGCAGCTGCAGCCGACCCAGAATGGCTGCTTTTTATGCCTTCGATTTATTGCTACGGCATTTACGGATCATATGTACATACGGTTGAGTACAACAAGCTCTTTAAACTTGAACAATCCAGGTTTTTAAAAGAAAGTTACCAAAACCGGGATTTTGATATGCCGGTGTAAAGATGCAAAAAAGGCTGGCAGGCAAAATGTATGTGATATCTTCCTTTGAACACTCGCTCTTTTTGGAACTGGCCATTACAGCTTTGGAACAGAAAGGTATCGCAAAAGAAAAGATACTTGCTGTCCCGCTCGAACAAAAAGTTGAAAAAAGAAAATTTTTTGACACGATCCACCGGTCGGACGGGATCAGCCTGTTTGACGGGGCAGCCGCCCTGGGGACGGCCTTTATGGCTTTAGGGGTCATTTACGGTTTTGTCTGGAAATGGGGGCCAATAATATGGGGCTTAATCGGGCTGCTTTGCGGCGTTTTTTTGGGTTTTCTCCTGGATTTTTTTACCGGCAAAGAACGCCGCAATAAAAAAAAGGTGAAGAATATAGCAACAGAAGTGATCCTTATTATAAATTGCAGC
The window above is part of the Pelotomaculum thermopropionicum SI genome. Proteins encoded here:
- a CDS encoding hypothetical membrane protein gives rise to the protein MQKRLAGKMYVISSFEHSLFLELAITALEQKGIAKEKILAVPLEQKVEKRKFFDTIHRSDGISLFDGAAALGTAFMALGVIYGFVWKWGPIIWGLIGLLCGVFLGFLLDFFTGKERRNKKKVKNIATEVILIINCSENQGEMVEKVLWDHFALGVGKID